A genomic stretch from Natronomonas gomsonensis includes:
- a CDS encoding glycosyltransferase family 4 protein codes for MADDNLPSILLVSFRYPPETGAAATRLEDLTTRWASLGHDVTVLTTTPDYPDGEVYDGYHNEWLRREQHDGVDVVTTKSLPASPSDHILRRAIKYVWFTAIAVLVGTFWLDRRDIVLATSPQPFAGLAGFTIARLRRVPFVFEIRDLWPESLVAMGEVDNTAVISLLETISNFLYTHADRVSVVAPGMKETVVEAGADPDDVWLHTNGIDHTFFARENAGGIDETELFEDNFVLSYIGTVGKAQGLDVVLDVAEQLQATDEYDDILFAFIGFGSRYDDLTQRAEARNLDNIAFLGRRPMSEVPNYLHHSDAAFIHTESEEAFETMIPMKLYEALGARLPIVLGASGDAVEILSRADAGIATTPGDAGAILEAVKELRENATKRQEFSENGRRYVVENHSWDAIAEAYSDKIRCLVEG; via the coding sequence ATGGCCGACGATAATCTCCCATCGATATTGCTGGTTTCGTTTCGATATCCGCCAGAAACCGGCGCAGCGGCAACCCGATTAGAGGACTTGACAACTCGATGGGCCAGTCTTGGACACGATGTGACCGTTCTCACGACCACGCCCGACTATCCGGATGGCGAAGTCTACGATGGGTATCACAACGAGTGGCTGCGAAGAGAGCAACACGATGGTGTTGATGTCGTTACGACGAAGTCCCTTCCTGCGTCACCTTCAGACCATATTCTACGAAGAGCTATCAAATACGTTTGGTTTACCGCAATTGCAGTACTCGTCGGCACCTTCTGGCTAGACAGACGTGACATCGTCCTTGCAACGTCTCCCCAACCGTTTGCCGGTCTTGCAGGTTTCACGATTGCGCGTCTTCGTCGTGTTCCATTCGTCTTTGAGATTCGTGATCTGTGGCCCGAAAGCTTGGTTGCCATGGGAGAAGTGGACAACACAGCAGTAATCTCTCTGTTAGAGACAATTTCCAATTTCCTCTATACCCATGCAGACCGAGTTAGTGTCGTTGCTCCCGGTATGAAAGAAACGGTCGTTGAAGCCGGGGCCGACCCAGACGACGTTTGGCTGCACACCAATGGTATCGATCATACCTTTTTCGCCAGAGAGAATGCAGGTGGTATTGACGAGACGGAGCTGTTTGAGGATAACTTTGTTCTCTCGTACATTGGTACGGTTGGGAAAGCACAGGGACTCGATGTCGTTCTGGATGTCGCCGAGCAGTTGCAAGCCACAGACGAGTACGACGATATCCTGTTCGCCTTCATCGGCTTTGGAAGTCGATACGATGACCTCACACAGCGCGCCGAGGCACGGAATCTTGACAACATAGCCTTCTTGGGACGCCGTCCGATGTCTGAGGTTCCGAACTACCTACACCACTCCGATGCTGCATTTATTCACACCGAGTCCGAGGAGGCATTCGAGACGATGATTCCGATGAAACTCTATGAAGCGCTCGGTGCCAGATTACCTATCGTCCTTGGGGCCAGTGGTGATGCCGTCGAGATACTGTCGCGGGCGGACGCTGGCATAGCTACGACACCCGGCGATGCAGGTGCGATTCTCGAAGCAGTCAAAGAGTTGCGGGAAAACGCTACAAAACGCCAGGAATTCAGCGAGAACGGTCGGCGCTATGTGGTCGAAAACCACTCTTGGGACGCTATTGCCGAAGCGTACAGTGATAAAATCCGATGTTTGGTCGAAGGGTAG
- the csg gene encoding HVO_2072 family ArtA-dependent S-layer glycoprotein: protein MAIAVRGYHRGKSLSPSDTKYDTTMTESNYKVRSLFLAALMVFGIFAGTVAITGTAAANVSDLGLSAEDVQTGQSSATQTVTIDVNDADGDDSDASNIINLDVSAASSLKSEAVTDSDVEITDSNQGGDLSVDDVTDNGDNIDITVDDSNADGSNHDYTVEVTLTHDTTGAGEVTDASYTATVDGASASATFDITVVDGKRLIQSGDSIFQGESDLVYDGVQPEELERTAGSDEGLPLEDPIPTNQPTGSYDNGLGTEDADYFTTTVQTPRITDLEILNQGGADVADGTISTNNEEADVNVDWNFENAESLSITVEDESGLDVTNAVVDGDDTAASDTNTEFVLDVDALDSGEEYTVIVEGNDDLDFGEATRSATLNVSSDDTATLTLDQDEATRGEDVGYEITGADEGDIHPVVIENSDITADDVETAFRNVGDTVTVRNVDDDAVAFVEIDGGAGVGQIETGVLDESSIDVTLYSDIGDADPETAGAEYLDSEDEADEQTLEVTEGAVELTSPSGSYVIGTETDINGTATEGVEDVALYVRDEGDYKQLTKTINVDDESFEEEDIVISDDTEDLIEDDTLSLPGTYRIAIVDADDPEITDDDGNLLETAGTSDISSAVNTQYSLRVVDTNLSVDYVSIINGQVADVDNLEVRGVAPGQSDVSVSFYGPRGGYDVHSVSVDSNSEFEDDSIAIGGNYDISQGEVVMSVYSQGRDGVVGNGQINGETATEEAQQDFIEQINEDSLTQQQVLDRVASETTEDTGSDDIAVTYQFRYTDAQTSIDNVDVSPDGVTIEGVTNRQPDDTDITVEGVDGPAAASMGIESTDEWGTDGQWNVTLNADDLEPGNYTVESDDGDSTDIATFQVTEEDLTEVTETPMETEAPTETEAPTETEAPTETEAPAETEAPGTDTPSEDQPGFTALIALVALLGAALLAARRRD, encoded by the coding sequence ATGGCGATAGCCGTTCGCGGCTATCATCGCGGAAAGTCACTGTCGCCGTCCGATACGAAATACGATACAACCATGACAGAATCAAACTATAAGGTCCGCAGTCTGTTCCTGGCTGCGCTGATGGTCTTCGGCATCTTCGCTGGGACCGTCGCGATTACGGGGACGGCTGCGGCGAACGTCAGCGATCTCGGCCTCTCGGCTGAGGACGTTCAAACCGGACAGAGTAGCGCTACGCAAACAGTAACGATCGACGTAAATGATGCGGATGGTGATGACTCGGACGCATCTAATATCATCAACCTTGACGTGTCTGCGGCTTCGTCATTGAAGTCTGAAGCAGTAACTGACAGTGATGTCGAGATTACTGATAGTAACCAGGGCGGTGATCTCAGTGTCGACGATGTCACTGACAACGGTGACAACATCGACATTACCGTTGATGACTCCAACGCCGATGGGAGCAACCATGACTATACTGTCGAAGTCACGCTAACTCACGACACGACGGGCGCAGGTGAGGTTACTGACGCCTCTTACACCGCAACCGTTGATGGTGCCTCTGCTTCAGCCACCTTCGACATCACGGTCGTTGACGGTAAGCGACTCATCCAGTCCGGTGACAGTATCTTCCAGGGTGAATCTGACCTCGTCTACGACGGTGTTCAGCCTGAAGAGCTTGAACGGACTGCTGGTAGCGACGAAGGCCTTCCGCTCGAAGACCCAATCCCGACGAACCAGCCGACTGGTTCCTACGACAACGGGCTGGGTACTGAGGATGCGGATTACTTCACCACTACTGTTCAGACTCCCCGAATAACTGACCTCGAGATTCTGAACCAAGGAGGTGCAGACGTTGCTGATGGAACGATTTCGACCAACAACGAAGAGGCAGATGTCAACGTTGACTGGAACTTCGAGAACGCGGAATCGCTTAGCATCACTGTAGAGGACGAAAGCGGTCTCGACGTGACCAACGCAGTCGTTGATGGCGATGACACCGCTGCAAGTGACACCAACACCGAATTCGTTCTCGACGTTGATGCACTCGACAGTGGCGAAGAATACACTGTAATAGTTGAGGGCAACGACGATCTCGACTTCGGCGAAGCCACTCGCAGCGCGACGCTCAACGTCTCGTCGGACGATACCGCGACGCTGACCCTCGATCAAGATGAGGCCACGCGTGGCGAAGATGTCGGCTACGAGATTACGGGTGCCGACGAGGGTGACATCCACCCTGTCGTCATCGAGAACTCTGATATCACTGCAGACGACGTCGAAACTGCATTCCGAAACGTTGGTGACACTGTCACCGTTCGGAATGTCGATGATGACGCTGTAGCATTCGTTGAAATTGACGGTGGTGCCGGTGTGGGCCAGATCGAAACTGGTGTCCTCGATGAGTCGAGCATCGATGTCACGCTGTACAGTGACATCGGTGACGCCGACCCCGAAACTGCCGGTGCGGAATACCTCGATAGTGAGGATGAAGCAGACGAACAAACGCTTGAGGTCACCGAAGGTGCAGTTGAGTTGACCAGTCCGAGTGGCTCGTACGTGATCGGTACGGAAACGGACATCAACGGCACCGCGACGGAGGGTGTCGAGGACGTTGCACTCTACGTCCGTGACGAAGGTGACTACAAGCAGCTCACTAAGACGATTAATGTTGATGACGAATCCTTCGAGGAAGAGGATATCGTCATTTCGGACGATACCGAGGACCTCATCGAAGACGACACGTTGAGTCTGCCGGGGACTTACCGTATCGCTATTGTCGATGCTGACGATCCCGAAATCACTGACGATGATGGTAACCTGTTGGAGACAGCAGGCACCTCTGACATCAGCTCCGCAGTTAATACCCAGTACAGCCTGCGAGTGGTAGACACGAACCTGTCCGTTGATTACGTGAGTATCATTAACGGTCAGGTCGCTGACGTTGACAACCTGGAAGTTCGCGGTGTTGCACCGGGTCAGAGTGACGTCTCGGTCAGCTTCTACGGCCCGCGTGGTGGCTACGACGTGCACTCCGTCTCGGTCGACTCGAACAGTGAGTTCGAGGACGACAGTATTGCCATCGGCGGGAACTACGACATCTCGCAGGGTGAGGTCGTGATGTCCGTCTACTCGCAAGGTCGTGACGGCGTGGTCGGTAACGGTCAAATTAATGGAGAAACTGCTACTGAGGAGGCACAACAGGACTTCATTGAGCAAATCAATGAAGACTCGCTGACGCAGCAGCAGGTCCTCGACCGCGTTGCTTCCGAGACGACGGAAGATACTGGTAGCGACGACATCGCCGTTACCTACCAGTTCCGCTACACGGATGCTCAGACCTCGATCGACAATGTCGATGTCTCACCTGACGGCGTGACCATTGAAGGTGTCACCAACCGCCAGCCTGACGATACCGATATTACGGTTGAGGGAGTCGACGGCCCTGCCGCAGCTAGTATGGGCATCGAGTCGACTGACGAATGGGGTACTGACGGGCAGTGGAACGTCACGCTCAACGCTGACGACCTCGAGCCCGGCAACTACACCGTCGAATCTGATGACGGTGACAGTACTGACATCGCTACCTTCCAGGTCACCGAGGAAGACCTGACGGAAGTGACTGAAACACCCATGGAAACCGAAGCGCCCACGGAAACCGAAGCGCCCACGGAAACCGAAGCGCCCACGGAAACCGAAGCGCCCGCGGAAACCGAAGCGCCCGGAACCGATACGCCTAGCGAAGACCAGCCTGGCTTCACGGCCCTGATTGCTCTCGTTGCGCTGCTCGGTGCCGCGCTTCTGGCAGCTCGCCGTCGCGACTAA
- a CDS encoding sulfatase — MASEPPPSILFVTVDSLRADHVGWHGYNRDTTPVLDERVNEAQTYSNAFSHACQTPYSFPAILTSTYSTMYGGGKRLSDNRTLISEVLNEAGYATAGFHSNPYLSEEFNYNRGFDEYFDSIEDKSLPAKARQFVKDNLDNDGILYQLLFKAFKASERTMGVEVGSPFVDAETLTDLAIEWIESNPSEPACLWVHYMDVHHPYLPPEEHQRAIRGEVISDRESVKLRRRMLDELGDLGAEDRQKIIDLYDAEIRHMDSEVGRLITAAESAWGDVVTAFTSDHGEELGDHGGYSHHMPKFLDEYIHVPLFIDADDEGDSYDEVVGLVDVAPTLAEYAGVTQPETFVGTSLRRIAAGEEWERDHVIAEWQDNETGDRNFAYRDLGWTYVYRENGTCYEAQTNAAEEELHTVGNDDGTNVVDDHPQVRDELRSVVDTHIEFVDSTEPDATAVEMGDEVQQRLQDLGYKE, encoded by the coding sequence ATGGCGAGTGAGCCCCCACCGAGTATTTTGTTTGTCACCGTCGATTCTCTCAGGGCGGACCACGTTGGATGGCACGGCTACAACCGTGATACGACGCCAGTACTTGATGAGAGAGTCAACGAAGCACAAACGTACTCAAACGCCTTTTCTCACGCTTGTCAAACGCCCTATTCATTCCCCGCAATCCTCACTTCGACGTATTCCACGATGTACGGCGGAGGCAAGCGCCTCTCGGATAACCGAACGCTCATTTCTGAGGTTCTCAATGAAGCCGGCTACGCGACAGCAGGGTTCCATTCAAACCCGTATCTCTCCGAAGAGTTCAATTACAACCGCGGGTTCGACGAATACTTCGACTCAATTGAGGATAAATCACTTCCGGCGAAAGCCCGCCAGTTTGTCAAAGATAATCTCGATAATGACGGCATTCTGTATCAACTGTTGTTTAAGGCATTTAAAGCGAGCGAACGTACGATGGGTGTTGAGGTGGGGTCGCCGTTCGTTGATGCCGAAACGCTGACTGACTTGGCTATCGAGTGGATTGAAAGTAATCCCTCGGAGCCGGCGTGCCTATGGGTCCATTATATGGACGTTCATCATCCCTATCTCCCACCGGAGGAACACCAACGTGCCATACGTGGTGAGGTAATCAGTGACCGTGAATCCGTTAAACTCCGCCGTCGGATGTTGGATGAGCTCGGCGACCTCGGTGCCGAAGACCGTCAGAAAATCATCGACCTCTACGATGCCGAAATCCGGCATATGGATTCGGAGGTCGGCCGCCTGATAACGGCCGCAGAATCGGCGTGGGGCGATGTTGTTACCGCGTTTACCTCTGATCACGGCGAAGAACTCGGCGATCATGGTGGATACAGTCACCATATGCCGAAATTCCTTGACGAGTACATCCACGTGCCACTATTCATCGATGCTGACGATGAGGGAGATAGCTACGACGAAGTCGTCGGGCTCGTGGATGTTGCCCCAACTCTCGCGGAGTACGCCGGAGTGACTCAACCGGAGACCTTTGTTGGAACGAGCCTTCGACGCATAGCAGCCGGCGAAGAGTGGGAACGCGACCACGTCATTGCAGAGTGGCAAGACAACGAAACAGGCGATCGAAACTTCGCGTATCGAGACCTAGGATGGACATACGTGTATCGCGAAAACGGCACTTGTTACGAAGCCCAAACAAATGCTGCCGAGGAAGAGTTGCACACGGTGGGGAACGACGATGGCACCAATGTTGTCGATGACCATCCGCAAGTAAGAGACGAGTTACGCAGCGTTGTTGATACCCACATTGAATTTGTTGACAGCACCGAACCGGACGCAACTGCTGTCGAGATGGGAGACGAGGTTCAACAGCGACTTCAGGATTTGGGCTATAAGGAATAA
- a CDS encoding sulfatase-like hydrolase/transferase, which produces MSCPNVLLVILDSVRAQNTSLHDYPIETTPTLDSLANEATHYEQARSPGIHSIASHASIFCGYEVEEHQIFEHETKLDPAASIWPELAESGYRTGLFTSNAVVAQASNLAEHFQHTEGPRRWTPLETGLDPADLEGEVPITRFLREALRHDRPLHSLINGVGCQLRENADNDPETERAAIYVSEFFDWVDQDSKPWAACLNLMDAHYPYVAQPEFRLHDDDQLRALADFFEGAVSQQVLSDGSWWALTALEDLYDECIRQADHGVQQLLDGLHDRGQYDDTLIIVTSDHGEAFGEYSQVSPSIRLCDHSWGIHEVQTHVPLVVKHPNQVESEQISQVATLSAFPDVVREAIGDGQGSFVPESGSVIASTYRVPAPGDMLPEVVDPEHYVGPWRAVYENDSSGVIKRATHGSDGATITIRSAQERCVTSREYPDEVTSAFNSFHDADVHMGTKETADEVEDRLEALGYMR; this is translated from the coding sequence ATGAGTTGCCCGAATGTTCTACTTGTCATCTTAGACAGTGTGAGGGCACAGAATACGAGCTTACACGACTATCCTATTGAGACGACACCCACTCTGGATTCGCTTGCAAACGAAGCGACTCACTACGAACAGGCTCGGTCGCCGGGTATTCACAGTATCGCGAGCCATGCGAGCATCTTTTGCGGGTATGAAGTTGAAGAACATCAGATATTCGAACACGAGACAAAACTTGACCCGGCGGCAAGTATCTGGCCAGAGTTGGCCGAGTCGGGGTACCGGACGGGGCTCTTTACATCGAACGCCGTCGTAGCGCAAGCATCGAACCTTGCAGAGCATTTCCAACATACTGAGGGTCCGCGACGATGGACACCTCTGGAAACCGGTTTGGACCCTGCTGACCTCGAAGGCGAAGTCCCGATAACTAGATTCCTGCGAGAAGCCCTCCGACACGACAGACCGCTCCACTCTCTTATTAATGGGGTCGGCTGTCAACTCCGCGAAAACGCGGATAACGACCCTGAGACAGAACGAGCAGCTATCTATGTTTCGGAATTTTTCGATTGGGTGGACCAAGATTCCAAGCCATGGGCAGCATGTCTCAATCTAATGGATGCTCACTATCCGTATGTCGCCCAACCGGAATTCCGACTGCATGATGACGATCAACTCCGGGCATTGGCGGATTTCTTCGAAGGCGCTGTTTCACAGCAGGTCCTCTCAGATGGGAGTTGGTGGGCGCTTACTGCGCTCGAAGACTTATACGATGAGTGCATCCGACAGGCAGATCATGGCGTACAACAGCTTTTAGACGGCCTTCACGACCGTGGTCAGTACGATGATACACTAATCATCGTAACGAGTGACCATGGCGAAGCCTTTGGGGAGTATAGTCAAGTTTCACCGTCAATTCGGCTCTGTGACCATAGTTGGGGGATTCACGAGGTGCAAACCCATGTCCCACTCGTGGTGAAACATCCGAATCAAGTAGAATCCGAACAGATTAGCCAGGTTGCTACCCTTTCGGCATTTCCTGATGTTGTTCGCGAGGCGATTGGTGATGGACAAGGTTCGTTTGTCCCTGAATCCGGGTCAGTAATCGCCTCGACGTATCGAGTCCCAGCGCCTGGGGATATGCTTCCAGAGGTGGTTGACCCGGAGCATTATGTCGGACCGTGGCGAGCGGTTTACGAGAACGACTCTTCCGGTGTGATTAAGCGGGCGACACACGGTAGCGACGGCGCAACTATCACCATTCGTTCCGCACAGGAACGGTGTGTCACGTCTCGTGAATATCCGGATGAGGTAACATCCGCTTTCAACTCATTCCACGATGCGGACGTTCATATGGGAACGAAGGAAACTGCTGATGAGGTCGAAGACCGGTTAGAAGCCCTCGGATATATGCGGTGA
- a CDS encoding NAD-dependent epimerase/dehydratase family protein, with the protein MPTALVTGVAGFIGSSLADALLDRGYTVYGMDNFETGREVALKPLEGREEFTFTEADIRDADAVADLTDSVDYVFHQAAVPSVPRSVDDPVTTTDANCTGTATVLDAARKNDVDSVVVASSSSVYGSSEELPKVETMESNPESPYALSKYFTEKLALQCSDLYDIDTAALRYFNIFGPRQDPNGEYAAVIPKFIDLMLSGEQPVIYGDGEQSRDFTYIDNAIQANILAAESDVTGEAFNVGTGGRVTVNELVEILNDLLGTDIDPVHDGPRPGDVRHSHADISKAIELVGYEPHIGFKKGLENTLEYYRDDGRR; encoded by the coding sequence ATGCCGACTGCACTCGTCACCGGTGTGGCGGGCTTTATTGGATCGAGCCTCGCCGACGCCCTACTGGACCGCGGCTACACCGTCTACGGTATGGACAACTTCGAAACCGGCCGCGAAGTCGCCCTCAAACCGCTGGAGGGTCGTGAGGAATTTACCTTCACTGAAGCCGACATTCGCGACGCCGACGCCGTGGCTGACCTCACTGACAGTGTCGATTACGTGTTCCATCAAGCCGCGGTCCCCTCGGTACCGCGGAGCGTCGACGACCCCGTGACGACGACCGACGCCAACTGCACCGGTACGGCGACGGTTCTGGACGCCGCTCGAAAGAACGACGTGGATTCCGTCGTCGTCGCCTCCTCGTCGTCGGTGTACGGCTCCAGCGAGGAACTGCCGAAAGTCGAAACGATGGAGTCCAATCCCGAGTCTCCGTATGCTCTCTCAAAGTACTTCACCGAGAAACTCGCTCTCCAGTGTAGCGACCTCTACGACATCGACACAGCCGCGCTTCGCTACTTCAATATTTTTGGTCCCCGACAGGACCCCAACGGCGAGTACGCCGCAGTCATCCCGAAATTCATCGATTTGATGCTCAGCGGCGAACAGCCCGTCATCTACGGCGATGGCGAGCAGTCACGGGATTTCACCTACATCGACAACGCGATCCAGGCCAACATCTTAGCCGCCGAATCCGACGTAACCGGTGAGGCGTTCAACGTCGGTACGGGCGGTCGCGTCACCGTCAACGAACTCGTCGAGATCCTGAACGATCTACTCGGGACGGATATCGACCCTGTTCACGATGGCCCACGTCCCGGGGACGTACGGCATTCTCATGCGGATATCTCTAAGGCCATAGAACTAGTCGGCTACGAGCCACACATCGGGTTCAAAAAGGGACTAGAGAATACCCTCGAATACTATCGAGACGATGGCCGACGATAA
- a CDS encoding oligosaccharide flippase family protein, protein MRIGQTSFVVFVSKLSGSAIGFLATIYFARVLGADILGYFALVLALVTWLTVPSGAGVVGVGAAMKKRMSEGRDTGEYLTASLLIVGAVAVAIISSVIMLGDYVDAYVGRPVASFVAGLLALQLISEFTRDILSGEQKVHISGLLTPVKISGQSLLKLGLVVLGFELTGLLIGHAAGGLLVGIVGLYFISTEMARPRREHFESLFEYARFSWLSGLKNKSFDDVDVLVLGVFVPSALVGIYSVAWSIATFLTLFDTAVSSAVFPELSKADAEDSRDIVSKLVNDSLTYGGLIVIPGLFGSLILGERLLRVYGPEFTQGATVLWILVLASLLYGYQKQLMNALNAIDRPDLAFRINLSFIVANVVLNVVLVSAVGYVGAAIATAVSAGFGMVVSFFVLRALLSFSIPHGEIARQFLAAGLMAGIVMAGLRAFEAIEFGYNVIVLLTLVSVGASVYFVALYGLSTEFRSTVVANSPVRIPQRLR, encoded by the coding sequence ATGAGGATTGGTCAAACCTCCTTTGTTGTCTTCGTCTCGAAACTCAGTGGGTCAGCAATCGGGTTCCTTGCAACGATCTATTTTGCTCGCGTCCTCGGGGCAGACATTTTGGGATATTTCGCATTAGTACTCGCATTGGTCACTTGGCTAACGGTCCCGAGTGGAGCGGGCGTCGTGGGTGTTGGTGCAGCGATGAAGAAACGAATGAGCGAGGGAAGAGACACAGGCGAATACCTGACTGCGAGTCTGCTCATTGTTGGGGCTGTTGCGGTAGCTATTATCAGTTCGGTCATCATGCTCGGTGATTACGTTGATGCGTACGTTGGTCGTCCGGTCGCAAGTTTCGTGGCCGGCCTCCTTGCCCTACAATTAATCTCGGAATTTACGAGAGACATTCTGAGCGGCGAACAGAAGGTACACATCAGTGGGCTGCTGACACCGGTGAAGATTAGCGGGCAGAGTCTCCTAAAGCTCGGCTTGGTCGTCCTCGGATTCGAATTGACGGGGCTTCTTATCGGCCATGCGGCTGGCGGCTTGCTTGTCGGTATCGTTGGATTGTACTTCATTTCGACAGAGATGGCACGCCCCCGACGGGAGCACTTCGAGAGTCTCTTCGAGTACGCCCGCTTTTCGTGGCTCAGCGGCCTCAAGAACAAGTCTTTCGACGATGTGGACGTATTGGTTCTGGGTGTCTTCGTCCCATCGGCATTGGTCGGGATTTACTCGGTTGCTTGGAGTATTGCAACATTCCTGACGCTGTTTGATACGGCAGTTAGCAGCGCCGTGTTCCCGGAACTCAGTAAGGCCGATGCTGAAGATAGCCGTGATATCGTCTCGAAACTCGTCAATGACTCCCTGACGTATGGTGGTCTCATCGTCATCCCCGGGTTGTTCGGGAGTCTGATACTCGGGGAACGGTTGCTTCGCGTTTACGGCCCAGAATTTACACAGGGTGCAACCGTGTTGTGGATACTCGTTCTAGCAAGCCTGCTGTACGGCTATCAGAAGCAGTTGATGAACGCTTTGAACGCGATTGACCGTCCAGATCTTGCGTTTCGAATCAACCTATCATTCATCGTTGCGAACGTTGTATTGAACGTCGTGCTCGTCTCTGCCGTAGGCTATGTCGGCGCAGCCATTGCGACCGCAGTCTCCGCCGGGTTCGGGATGGTGGTGTCGTTTTTTGTCTTACGGGCGCTCCTATCGTTTTCGATTCCACATGGCGAAATCGCGCGGCAATTCCTCGCTGCTGGTCTGATGGCCGGCATCGTTATGGCTGGACTGCGGGCGTTCGAAGCGATTGAATTCGGGTATAACGTCATCGTGTTGCTTACACTCGTCAGCGTTGGAGCGAGCGTGTATTTCGTCGCCCTCTATGGGTTGTCGACTGAATTCCGTTCAACTGTCGTCGCCAATAGTCCGGTGCGGATACCCCAGAGATTGCGCTGA
- a CDS encoding DUF7537 family lipoprotein, with protein sequence MKRRTLGTIAVCLLLLTAGCSSFVGQPTADQNDTQLGDGQYPRGASADGFTNATTVLETHQTAVAEDSYRLSYNFTMVQGTTITNTSTVVTSNASQQRQRSRSDLPRRTIDEYYTADGYHIQQNISGTTVSNTSTVQQSFGETHTTGARPGPLLSTIVRAGNYTATGTEQHNGRTVLVYNTTNITADPENQLPETIESASGQVKIDRSGRIWTARLTVGGRSGGTRQIVHHEFSLAGTQNVSVREPAWLEAR encoded by the coding sequence ATGAAGCGTCGAACTCTCGGTACGATCGCGGTCTGTCTCCTCTTACTGACAGCCGGATGCAGCAGCTTCGTGGGCCAGCCGACGGCAGACCAGAACGACACCCAGCTCGGCGACGGCCAGTATCCACGGGGAGCGTCGGCGGATGGGTTCACGAATGCAACGACCGTGCTGGAAACCCACCAAACGGCGGTTGCCGAGGATAGCTATCGGCTCAGCTATAACTTCACGATGGTGCAAGGGACCACGATAACGAACACGTCGACGGTCGTCACGAGCAACGCGAGCCAGCAACGACAACGGAGTCGGAGTGACCTCCCCCGGCGAACGATCGACGAGTACTATACCGCGGACGGCTACCACATCCAGCAGAACATAAGCGGCACGACGGTTTCAAACACGAGCACCGTCCAGCAGTCCTTTGGAGAGACCCACACGACGGGCGCCCGCCCGGGCCCCCTCCTCAGTACAATCGTCCGTGCGGGCAACTATACCGCCACGGGAACTGAACAGCACAACGGCCGGACCGTCCTGGTGTACAATACAACGAACATCACCGCTGATCCGGAAAACCAGCTCCCGGAGACGATCGAATCGGCAAGCGGACAGGTAAAAATCGACCGATCGGGACGTATCTGGACTGCGAGGCTAACCGTCGGCGGGAGGTCGGGCGGCACCCGGCAGATCGTCCACCACGAATTCAGCCTCGCAGGAACCCAAAACGTCTCCGTTCGGGAACCGGCGTGGCTCGAAGCCCGATAA